DNA from Fibrobacter sp. UWP2:
ACACCACCTTTATAGTGAACAAGCATGAGACATCGACCGGCGTGCATTACGACATGCAGCTCATCAGCGATTTCTGCAAGAGGAACAACCTCTTCTTGATCGTGGACTGCATCAGCACCTTCCTTGCCGACCCGTTCGACATGGGCGCACTCGGGGCTGACGTCATGATCACGGGCTCGCAGAAAGCGCTCGCCTGCCCTCCGGGCATTTCGGTAATGGCTCTTTCGCCCAAGGCTCTCGCCCGCATCGACGGCATCAAATGCAAGTGCCAGTATCTGGACTTGAAGATCGCCTTGAAGAACGCCGAACGCGGACAGACCCCGTGGACGCCCGCCGTGAGCATTCTCCGCCAGATCAACGCGCGGCTCAAGGAAATCGAAGCCAACGGAGGCGTCGAAGCAGAGATAGCACGCACGGCATCCCTCGCGAACTATTTCCGCGAACAAATCAAGGGCATGCCCTTCGAAATCGTTTCGGAATCCCTTTCGAACGCGGTAACCCCGCTTCACCCGACAACGGCAAGCGCCTACGACATCTTCCTCAAGATCAAGGACGAATACGGCATGTGGATTTGCCCCAATGGCGGCGACATGAAGGATACCATATTCCGCGTGGGCCATATCGGAGCGCTTACAACGGCGGATTACGACAAGCTTGTCGCTGCATTTAAGGATCTGCAGGCCAAGGGTTTCATCTAAAGGTCTTTCCAATGAACGGCGTCGTAAACAAGCTCATCCCCAATCCGGCGAAAAACGTCCTGAAGAAAATATATGCGGTCGTTTTCAGGAGCAGGCTTAAAATCAAAGAGAAGGACGAAGAGATCAAAGCGTTAAAATATCAAGTCGAATACCTCAAGCATCATTTCGACATCACGCAGATGAAGCCGGCCACCGGCTACCTGCGGGAATTCCAGCTTAAGGAACTTGACTTCACGCGACAAATTCTCAAGCTGCTCGAACCGTACGGCATAACGCCTTTCCTGGACGGCGGGGCCCTTCTCGGAGCATGCCGGCACGGGGGATTCATCCCCTGGGACGACGACATCGACTTGAGCGTCACGCGCGAGCAGTTCAACAGGCTCATCGACATCGCGAAAAAAGACTTTGTATGGGTCGATTCCACGAAAAAGAACTGCTTCTCCGCAAAATTCTACGACATGGCAATCCGGGAAAATCCAGGCAAATACGTTTTCATCCTGACTCCCTTCTGCCTTCACCTTTTTCAGGGAACCAGCCTCAGGAATTCAATGAACCTGGAATTCTTCCCGAACGACTATGTCAGGGAAGAAGTTACCGAAGAGCAGTATATTGCCTACCGCGAGAAAATCTGCAATTTTGTACACGGCAATTTAAACTGGAAAGACAGGTTCGATTTTTACGAAAAGGAACTGGAGACGAACAACATCTATTCTCAGGAACCGACCTCCCGCATTACACCGGGGATCGGCAGTTGGGACCTCACCGAGTTCAAGTTCCGCGGGTTCAGGAGCACCAGCGACCTGTTCCCGTTGCAACCCATTCCTTTCGAGAATACAGCCCTTCCGGCGCCAAGCAACCCCAAAGCCATATTGGAAGTTTCATACGGCAAGAACTGGATGCAATTCCCCGACGATGTCGGCACGCCCCATACCCTAGAAGAGCAGAATCTCTATTTCAAGTCCATCGGCGAACCCATTGACTACAGCGAATTTTAGCTGGGATTTTCAGACATGAGAGAACTAACCCTAAAAGAGCTGCAAGCATTCGCCCTCGACATCCTGAAAGATGTCCATCAGTTTTGCGAAAAAGAAAACATCCGCTATTCGCTGGCCTACGGGACTCTCATCGGAGCGCTACGGCACAAGGGATTCATTCCCTGGGACAACGATATCGACATCTGCATGCCGCGCCCGGATTACGAACGTTTCTTAAAGACGTACAAGTCCAACCATTTCGAACTCGCGTTCTTCGGCAAGGAATGCAAATACGACAGCCTGATTGCCTACGCCCGCGTATTCGACAACAAGAGGACCGTCGCCCAGAGCGGCCACTGGATCGCGCAGCCCGCAGGCGTTTGGATCGACATCTTCCCGCTCGACGGCGTTCCGGACGACTTTGACGAGTTCAAGAAGCTCTACAACGACTTGCACGACGACTGGGCAAAAATCATCGGGAAAAAAATCCAGTTCCGCCGTTTTTCCCATTGTTCGGGAATCAAGGAAGCGCTCAAGCTCCTTTATCATAAAATCCGCAGAAGGAACGGCCTCGGCGGCCACAAAATGCAAAAGGAATACAACGAAAGGATCGCCCGCATTCCTTTTGGAACGGCCCGGTTCTACTCCCAGCTCGCCGTGATGGACAACGGCCCCGTGGAGCACCTTCCTGTAGGTTCCTACGACGAGCGGATACTTCTGGATTTCGACGGAGCGAAATTCTACGCGATAAAAGATTATGACACGGCTTTGCGGGCAGTTTATGGCGACTACATGCAGCTCCCCCCTGAAGAGGATCGGGTCCCCCATCAGTCATTCATAAAATTCTACTGGAAAGATGGCGTCAATTAAGCAACAGACTCTCAGCAGTTCCAAATGGAACTTCATAGAACGAATTTCCTCGCAGGGAATTCAGTTTTTGCTGGGAATCATCATGGCACGATTGCTGTTGCCATCCGATTATGGTACCATCGGCCTGCTCGCCATTTTTTTCGACATATCCCAGGCGTTCATCGACAGCGGGTTTAATTCCGCGTTGATCAGGACAAAAGACCCGACGCAAAAAGATTACAGCACCGTTTTCTATTTCAATTTACTCATATCCGTAGCCGTCTACGCCATCCTCTTTTTCCTCGCCCCATCAATAGCAGGCTTTTTCAAAATCCCCATACTTTGCCCCATCCTAAGGGTACAAGCCGTCACGCTCATCATCAATGCGGCCATGGCGGTCCAAGTGTCCATGCTGAACATCCAGCTGGACTTCAAGTCCCTCGCAAAGCGCAAGG
Protein-coding regions in this window:
- a CDS encoding alanine--glyoxylate aminotransferase family protein → MINFTVGPVQSSDAVRAIGAEQVPYFRTQEFSELMFENERLIKKFAKAPEGSKVAFITGSGSASMETAIMNTLTPADKAIIVNGGSFGHRFVELCELHEIPFAEIKLEPGKALKAEHLAAYEGKGYTTFIVNKHETSTGVHYDMQLISDFCKRNNLFLIVDCISTFLADPFDMGALGADVMITGSQKALACPPGISVMALSPKALARIDGIKCKCQYLDLKIALKNAERGQTPWTPAVSILRQINARLKEIEANGGVEAEIARTASLANYFREQIKGMPFEIVSESLSNAVTPLHPTTASAYDIFLKIKDEYGMWICPNGGDMKDTIFRVGHIGALTTADYDKLVAAFKDLQAKGFI
- a CDS encoding phosphorylcholine transferase LicD, translating into MRELTLKELQAFALDILKDVHQFCEKENIRYSLAYGTLIGALRHKGFIPWDNDIDICMPRPDYERFLKTYKSNHFELAFFGKECKYDSLIAYARVFDNKRTVAQSGHWIAQPAGVWIDIFPLDGVPDDFDEFKKLYNDLHDDWAKIIGKKIQFRRFSHCSGIKEALKLLYHKIRRRNGLGGHKMQKEYNERIARIPFGTARFYSQLAVMDNGPVEHLPVGSYDERILLDFDGAKFYAIKDYDTALRAVYGDYMQLPPEEDRVPHQSFIKFYWKDGVN
- a CDS encoding LicD family protein, yielding MNGVVNKLIPNPAKNVLKKIYAVVFRSRLKIKEKDEEIKALKYQVEYLKHHFDITQMKPATGYLREFQLKELDFTRQILKLLEPYGITPFLDGGALLGACRHGGFIPWDDDIDLSVTREQFNRLIDIAKKDFVWVDSTKKNCFSAKFYDMAIRENPGKYVFILTPFCLHLFQGTSLRNSMNLEFFPNDYVREEVTEEQYIAYREKICNFVHGNLNWKDRFDFYEKELETNNIYSQEPTSRITPGIGSWDLTEFKFRGFRSTSDLFPLQPIPFENTALPAPSNPKAILEVSYGKNWMQFPDDVGTPHTLEEQNLYFKSIGEPIDYSEF